One Amycolatopsis thermophila DNA segment encodes these proteins:
- a CDS encoding class I SAM-dependent methyltransferase gives MTTADIDDDGNGGGELDPDRHTRAEHRLGTVGVAHRDVGAREATTANLAWWDADADDYQAAHGGFLGDADFVWCPEGLREADVHLLGEVGGRRVVEIGCGQAACSRWLATAGARPVGLDLSAGMLRHAREGAARTGIDVPLVQATAERLPLAGGSMDAACSAFGALPFVASIETVFAEVRRVVRPGAPWVFAVTHPMRWIFPDDPGPAGLTASQPYFDRTPYVEIDGQGRATYVEYHRTVGDYVRALTATGFVLEDLLEPEWPEGHTRVWGQWSPLRGKLFPGTAIFRARACP, from the coding sequence GTGACGACGGCGGACATCGACGACGACGGAAACGGCGGCGGGGAGCTCGACCCGGACCGGCACACCAGGGCCGAACACCGCCTGGGCACGGTCGGCGTGGCTCACCGCGACGTGGGCGCGCGGGAGGCGACGACGGCGAACCTGGCCTGGTGGGACGCCGACGCCGACGACTACCAGGCGGCCCACGGCGGCTTCCTCGGCGACGCGGACTTCGTGTGGTGCCCGGAAGGCCTGCGCGAGGCGGACGTGCACCTGCTGGGCGAGGTCGGCGGCCGCCGGGTGGTGGAGATCGGCTGCGGCCAGGCGGCCTGCTCGCGCTGGCTCGCCACCGCGGGCGCGCGGCCGGTCGGGCTCGACCTGTCGGCGGGCATGCTCCGGCACGCCCGCGAGGGCGCCGCCCGCACCGGCATCGACGTCCCGCTGGTCCAGGCGACCGCGGAGCGGCTGCCGCTGGCCGGCGGCAGCATGGACGCGGCGTGCTCGGCCTTCGGCGCACTGCCGTTCGTCGCCTCGATCGAGACCGTCTTCGCCGAGGTGCGCCGCGTGGTGCGGCCGGGAGCGCCCTGGGTGTTCGCGGTGACTCACCCGATGCGGTGGATCTTCCCGGACGACCCGGGCCCGGCCGGGCTGACCGCCAGTCAGCCCTACTTCGACCGCACCCCCTACGTGGAGATCGACGGGCAGGGCCGCGCGACCTACGTCGAGTACCACCGCACCGTGGGCGACTACGTGCGGGCGCTGACGGCCACCGGGTTCGTGCTCGAGGACCTGCTGGAGCCGGAGTGGCCGGAGGGGCACACGCGCGTGTGGGGGCAGTGGAGCCCGTTGCGCGGCAAGCTGTTCCCGGGCACCGCGATCTTCCGGGCCCGCGCGTGTCCGTGA
- a CDS encoding GNAT family N-acetyltransferase — translation MSVSAALLSAQRARFAALDPMLPPAAPPPEGDVLVAATADGTRVSGVVQVQRHEPGSFDLLWSAAQVWQLFPVTGDTGTEGMDALLRAWRHRMDRESPGPDSSCTVTWPSRDAEAVRAFLDHGLIPLSVLAVRTAPPAEHPLPPGVTIRRAGPEDLEEVVALSLATFRYSSLVAGPWRAGTAEMITPRLARNLAAGAPIWLAERDGVAVALADCGWVEALPGSWAAELLPAGQWGYVNSVATSEHVRGEGIGRALMARVHRDFHERGARATYLYFNPANPLSSVFWPRQGYRPVWSYWEVRPASALR, via the coding sequence GTGTCCGTGAGCGCGGCGCTGCTGTCCGCGCAGCGGGCCCGGTTCGCCGCCCTGGACCCGATGCTTCCGCCGGCCGCGCCGCCGCCGGAGGGCGACGTGCTCGTCGCGGCCACTGCCGACGGCACCCGGGTCAGCGGGGTTGTGCAGGTCCAGCGGCACGAGCCCGGCTCGTTCGACCTGCTCTGGTCGGCCGCGCAGGTGTGGCAGCTGTTCCCGGTCACCGGCGACACCGGCACCGAGGGCATGGACGCGCTGCTGCGGGCGTGGCGGCACCGCATGGACCGCGAGTCGCCCGGCCCGGACTCCTCCTGCACGGTGACGTGGCCGAGCCGGGACGCCGAGGCGGTGCGGGCGTTCCTCGACCACGGACTGATCCCGCTGTCCGTCCTCGCGGTGCGCACGGCTCCGCCGGCCGAGCACCCCCTCCCGCCCGGCGTGACCATCCGCCGCGCCGGCCCCGAGGACCTCGAGGAGGTCGTGGCGCTGTCGCTGGCCACGTTCCGCTACTCCAGCCTGGTCGCCGGGCCGTGGCGTGCGGGCACCGCGGAGATGATCACCCCGCGGCTGGCGCGCAACCTCGCCGCGGGCGCCCCGATCTGGCTGGCCGAACGGGACGGCGTCGCGGTCGCCCTCGCCGACTGCGGCTGGGTGGAGGCGCTGCCCGGCTCGTGGGCGGCCGAACTGCTGCCCGCCGGGCAGTGGGGCTACGTCAACAGCGTCGCGACCAGCGAGCACGTTCGCGGCGAAGGCATCGGGCGCGCGCTGATGGCGCGGGTGCACCGCGACTTCCACGAGCGCGGCGCCCGCGCGACCTACCTGTACTTCAACCCGGCCAACCCCTTGTCCTCGGTGTTCTGGCCGCGGCAGGGGTACCGCCCGGTGTGGTCGTACTGGGAGGTGCGGCCGGCGTCGGCGCTGCGCTGA
- a CDS encoding ABC transporter ATP-binding protein translates to MRVHADRVTVEGPHGTVLPETSLAVTEGELAFVHGEPGAGVTAFGLALTGRMRPTTGLVTLDGSADAAKLRAAGAVVDAPEITAPEESLPVRMVVAEELALGGLPAGKDAVARWLGEHDLAGRAGTRFEHLAPAERTGLLTALAAARPGVRLLVLDTPDRHTSDVASWADLARTYADRGFAVVVLTATTPPGVLPAPPARLGRTEQPEPELVQGDPQ, encoded by the coding sequence GTGCGGGTGCACGCCGACCGGGTCACCGTCGAAGGGCCGCACGGCACAGTGCTGCCGGAGACCTCGCTCGCCGTCACCGAGGGCGAACTCGCCTTCGTGCACGGCGAGCCGGGTGCCGGGGTCACCGCCTTCGGCCTCGCCCTCACCGGGCGGATGCGGCCCACGACGGGGCTCGTCACCCTCGACGGCTCGGCCGACGCCGCGAAGTTGCGCGCCGCCGGCGCCGTGGTGGACGCGCCGGAGATCACCGCGCCGGAGGAGTCGCTGCCGGTGCGGATGGTCGTCGCCGAAGAGCTGGCCCTCGGCGGACTGCCCGCCGGGAAGGACGCGGTCGCGCGGTGGCTCGGCGAGCACGACCTGGCCGGCCGGGCCGGTACCCGCTTCGAGCACCTCGCCCCCGCCGAGCGCACCGGGCTGCTCACCGCGCTCGCCGCGGCGCGGCCCGGCGTGCGCCTGCTCGTGCTCGACACGCCCGACCGGCACACCAGCGACGTCGCGAGCTGGGCGGACCTCGCCCGCACCTACGCCGACCGCGGGTTCGCCGTCGTCGTGCTGACCGCCACCACCCCGCCCGGGGTGCTGCCCGCTCCCCCGGCCCGGCTCGGCCGCACCGAGCAGCCCGAACCCGAACTCGTGCAAGGAGATCCGCAGTGA
- a CDS encoding YhgE/Pip family protein produces the protein MTGLRLAAGELRRLTSGKLPKLAVAALVLVPLLYASFYLYANFDPYGRLGKLPAAIVNEDAGAAGRDIGAEVTSSVVGSGTFGWHEVTAAEADSGVRDDRYSFAITIPRDFSAALTSSGDFTPQRATIQLTTNDANNYLSHTIANQVAEQIRSTIAEKVGSEAANRFLMGFSTIYGKTQEAADGATQLADGANRLLSGQQQLADGAQQLAAGSAQLSSGLGTLKSSTATLPQSTRQLADGAQQVADGNSQVAAAGAAVASGSAQLVSNLDDVHNQLTDRLRAAGLSETDIQRVQGVLGDLRAPVDQANARVQQTSAQLNQLADGARRVAAGANTLANSAPALSGGIAQAADGASTLSTGAARLDDGEKTALSGTQQLATGAGQLRDGLVAGLQQIPNPDDPARTATADTIADPVTVNSVGVASAGTYGAGLAPFFLALATWIGAFVLFLLVRPLSSRAIAAGTAPLRVALGGWLPSALLGIAQVVVLFAAVTWFVGIHIAHPVGALAFAILASLTFTAIVHALNAFFGAVGKFLGLVLLVLQLVSAGGTFPWQTLPDALYPLHVVLPMGYVVDGLRHLMYTGASLQNLLDIGVLVAYLAGALAVSALAARKQRVWTVSKLQPELAL, from the coding sequence GTGACCGGCCTCCGCCTCGCCGCCGGGGAACTGCGCCGCCTGACCTCCGGCAAGCTGCCCAAGCTCGCCGTGGCCGCGCTGGTGCTCGTCCCCCTGCTGTACGCGTCGTTCTACCTCTACGCCAACTTCGACCCCTACGGCCGCCTGGGCAAGCTGCCCGCGGCGATCGTCAACGAGGACGCGGGCGCCGCCGGGCGCGACATCGGCGCCGAAGTGACCTCCTCGGTCGTCGGCTCGGGCACGTTCGGCTGGCACGAGGTCACCGCCGCCGAGGCCGACTCCGGGGTGCGCGACGACCGGTACTCGTTCGCGATCACCATCCCCCGCGACTTCTCCGCCGCCCTGACCTCGAGCGGGGACTTCACCCCGCAGCGCGCCACCATCCAGCTGACCACCAACGACGCGAACAACTACCTGTCGCACACCATCGCCAACCAGGTGGCCGAGCAGATCCGCAGCACGATCGCGGAGAAGGTGGGCAGCGAGGCCGCCAACCGGTTCCTGATGGGCTTCTCCACGATCTACGGCAAGACGCAGGAGGCCGCCGACGGCGCCACCCAGCTGGCCGACGGCGCGAACCGGCTGCTGTCCGGCCAGCAGCAGCTCGCCGACGGCGCCCAGCAGCTGGCCGCCGGCAGCGCGCAGCTGTCGTCCGGGCTGGGGACCCTGAAGTCGAGCACCGCCACGCTGCCGCAGAGCACCCGGCAGCTGGCCGACGGCGCGCAGCAGGTCGCCGACGGCAACAGCCAGGTCGCCGCGGCCGGAGCCGCCGTCGCGAGCGGGTCGGCCCAGCTGGTCAGCAACCTCGACGACGTGCACAACCAGCTCACCGACCGGTTGCGGGCCGCCGGGCTGTCGGAGACCGACATCCAGCGGGTGCAGGGCGTCCTGGGTGATCTGCGGGCACCGGTCGACCAGGCCAACGCCAGGGTTCAGCAGACCTCCGCGCAGCTGAACCAGCTCGCCGACGGCGCGCGGCGGGTCGCCGCGGGCGCGAACACCCTGGCGAACTCCGCGCCGGCGCTGTCCGGGGGCATCGCGCAGGCGGCCGACGGCGCGAGCACGCTGTCCACGGGCGCGGCCCGGCTCGACGACGGCGAGAAGACCGCGCTGTCCGGTACCCAGCAGCTCGCGACCGGGGCCGGACAGCTGCGGGACGGGTTGGTCGCGGGCCTGCAGCAGATCCCCAACCCGGATGACCCGGCCCGCACCGCGACGGCCGACACCATCGCCGATCCGGTGACGGTGAACTCGGTGGGTGTCGCCTCGGCCGGCACCTACGGCGCCGGGCTCGCCCCGTTCTTCCTCGCCCTGGCCACCTGGATCGGTGCGTTCGTGCTGTTCCTGCTGGTCCGGCCGCTGTCGTCACGGGCGATCGCGGCCGGCACGGCGCCGCTGCGGGTCGCGCTCGGCGGGTGGCTGCCGTCGGCGCTGCTGGGCATCGCGCAGGTGGTCGTGCTGTTCGCGGCGGTCACCTGGTTCGTCGGCATCCACATCGCGCACCCGGTGGGCGCGCTGGCGTTCGCGATCCTGGCGTCGCTGACGTTCACCGCGATCGTGCACGCGCTCAACGCGTTCTTCGGGGCGGTCGGCAAGTTCCTCGGACTGGTGCTGCTGGTGCTGCAACTCGTCAGCGCGGGCGGCACGTTCCCGTGGCAGACCCTGCCCGACGCGCTCTACCCGCTGCACGTGGTGTTGCCGATGGGGTATGTGGTCGACGGGTTGCGGCACTTGATGTACACCGGCGCGTCGCTGCAGAACCTGCTCGACATCGGCGTCCTGGTCGCCTACCTCGCCGGGGCGCTGGCGGTGTCGGCGCTGGCCGCGCGCAAACAGCGGGTGTGGACGGTGTCGAAGTTGCAACCGGAGCTGGCGCTGTGA